The genomic window AGGAGGCTGGGGGCCAGGGCCCCCTCTGCCAGCGGCAATAAATCGGACTATGTTATCATGTTGCAGGCCAGATAACTCATAGAGCGCCCTTTCTGTCTGAAATTGGGGTGCTGCCCAAGGGGGGAAGGCCTTTATGGCAACTGGCTCCCCCTGTAGATGTCCTGCCCAAACCACTGTTTGGCCTCCCTCTTGCAGGATCTAGGCAAAAGAGGATAATATACTGCATTTTTTCAGGTCTCCATCCTATTCAATGCCTCTGCCCCTCATCCCTCATTCCTAACTATTAGAACAAAGAAGCAACCGGGTTCCCCCTCACCACCAGATCATTGGAATTGGGGCACTGGGACTCTTATCCTCCACCCACAAATTCCCCAATATGACATAAGGGAGGGAGACCTGAGAGAAGCATAATTCTTGTAGTTCCGGCAATTCCTGGCTCCAACTGCTGCCTGGCTCAGGTTCTAGTTCCTGACCTCCTGAGGCCCTAAATGCCTTCCACTGTCGAAGGCCTGGAGATAAAGTTGGTGGGAGGCCATAGGGTTGGGAGGAATGGGGCCAGCATGCACAGGATCAGGGGCTTGGGAGGTACAGGCAGTGGGATGGGGATGAAAGAAATGGAGGTCATGGGAACAAGACATAAAATGACCATGAGGATTACTAAGGACAGAGGGGTGATAAGGACTAACATCTAGGGGAGActgggggggtggagaaagatCAGAGGACATGGCACCATGCCTTGAGAGGGCATTGGCATGGAAGGGGGAAACTGGGGGAAAGGGCCCAGAGAGTACCTGGGAGGTGTTTGTGTGTGGGGTGACACAGAGAAGCATCAGAAGGATGCCCAAAGGGCAttgggggggagaggggtggCAAGGGTCAAGTCTGTACCCAAGATGCTGCTGCCCATCATAAGAAGGAGAAACAGCCCCAGCAGAGACACCACCACCAGAAAGGAGTCCCctggaaaaatagagaataaattcAGGACTGGAGGGGAATAGTCTAGAATCTCCCCAACCTCTTCACCCCTTGGGGAAGGAAGTCATGAATCCTGGCCACTCTGAGAACCCATACTCTAGATTCTTGATTCCCTTCCTGTTGCTTCCGTTTATCTTTTTTTGTCACCAGGGTAAAAAACATGCCAAGGTCAGGAGGAGGGAGTAGTCAGGAGGAGTATGTACAGAGGGAAAACTGCGCAGGCCCTCCTCCCAGGTTCAACGCAACCCCCACTCTCCCCCACCTTGCCCACACAACCTAGCCTGGCCTTCTGTCCTAGACACTTGGGGTCCAGAGTAGTGAGTACCAGGTGGAGACTGGGGACCCTGAGAGTTGGGGGTCCTTGAGATCCCTGGAGGTGGCAGGTGGCTGTAATTAGCATTGCAGAGATCAGTACCACAGGAACAGGTGAAGAGAGTGGAGCCAGGGCTTGGGTGGGCACGGCGGACTGGTTCACATCTGGGGGATTCACAGTCTGGCTCATCACTGTCTCGGCAACCTGATTGAGATGGGAGGACAATGAGGTCCTCTTTTAGGagatttcttccccccccctttttagagGTGTCCCTTCAACTTCTGAAATGGCTTTTCTTCCCTATCACTCCTCTCAGAGCAGCTAGTTTCACCCTCTCCcaggtcttgtctctccattgcaGTCCTCCCCTCCCCGATGTACCTGccccctttccttcccatccTGGACACTCACCCTGCATCTCCAGCTGAGCCCCATCCTCAGTCAGGTTCCATATTCCAAAGCAACAGTGGCTGTAGAGGCAGCGGATGCCCCAGGGGGGCCCTGGCCCTGCATCTAGTAGCTCCCCCAGGGTCCTTGTGCTGCCCTGTACCCCAGGACCCTCAAAGAAAACACAAGTCCGGGGACCTGGTGGGGCTGAGGACAAGGTAAGGGCAgggaagatggaagaagagagaataaagtGGGATGATACCCCAGAGAGACAGCTATCTAGTCAGAGAGAAAACTCATGTTGCACCTCAGGATCAAAGTGGAAAAGCTAGAAAGTCAACAGCTGTCTAAAATGAGGTCCCCTCTCCCTTTGCATTGCACCCAACTCTCTCTCTAAGAGCCAAGAGTTCAGTGATCTCAACTGgcttcccccaacccccatccCCAATCTGTCTCAGGGGTGACCCTGCCCTGAAAGACAGAAAGCCAGTAGAATAACCCCATTCCTGAAGCCACTTACCCTGCACAGCTGCAGGAAGGAGCATCCAAAACCCTAGGGTCCCCAACATGACGGGGGGGGGGGCTGAAAGAGAAGGTTTCAGGGAGATTGAGCTAATGTTGGCGTCTTCTCTTTGGCCTCCTGGCACTGTGGGGCTCCCAGATCCCACCGTCCCCAACTCCTCCTCTCTGCCCGCCCCTGCCCTCCTTCCCCAGCCTGTGTGGGGGAGAAAGCAGCTGTGGGGgtggtggggatgggggagaggaaggagaggaagggaggagcaGGACCAATCCAGTTTCTTCATGCACTCTCCCCTTCGCTAGTCAGAAGGAGTAGGGGGCCTGGATATTTAGCTGAGAGCTCAGAGACTACtgtttttttaataacattttctccttttgtggCAAGAGGAGAAGGTGTGGGCCTTCCTCAAGGGAGGCAGCCCAGGTATAGCCTTTAGATGATGGAAATCCCAGGTGTTCCTTCCAAAGACCCCCTCAAATGGCTCCATGTCTGCTCTCCCCaactaggcctcagtttcccctacgGTTCAAAGACATGGCCTTGGTACACCCATTAGAATGAGGACCTAAATTTGGCTTCTTTGAGGAGTTCGTTTCAATTGGGGGACAAACAGAAATCTAGAGGTTAGGTTGTAATTTAGTCTAGTACCACAAGAGGTCAGCACACATGGGGGAAGAAGGGGTGATGTCATCTTGGTGGAAACCTCCAGTCAATTagtcaatgaaatatttattaattgtctattaattaataaacattcaCTGGGCACCTACGATCCTCTATTAACTAGAGGCtgtaaaagacagaaataaaaaaccCTTCCTGTAACCTACTTTcactgtcccctttctccctgattctttaaatttctagaAAGTTATTTATACTCAATATCTACATTGCCTGACTACCTATTCTATCCATAATCCTTTGCATTCTGTTTTTGAGAAGCTGGAATGTATATCAAAGAGAGTTACCAGGATGTTAAGAGGACAGAAGAATAAATAATGATTGaatatagcaggtgcttaataaatgctaattgacttgGTAcctaataggcacttaataaatgcttgtcgaATTATTGGACATTAGCCggaaaatcagaagacctgggggGAATATATAATTATCATAATAGTTAACCTATATATAGAACATACTGTGTCCAGTTACTCATCtggatatctcatttgatatctttgcaaccctaggagataggtgatattattatcctcattttcccaaaaaaggaaaactgaggcaatagagattaagtgactttcccaaggagcATTGCATTTTCTCTCACCTTAACTACTGACATAACTTTGCTTCTTTCCCCAACTATAGGAGAAGCATTTTATTATATGTACCTAATACATGTAACTATGATCAGGAATACAAGAGATAAAATAAGTCACTACCcttgtttttattgcattaatttTGGTTTTTACTTCACCATTCATCTCCTAATATATCCTTCTCCCTCCTCTATTCAGGAAGCCTTCCCTTATCACAgagattaaaaactaaaaaccaGTTCAGTAAAACTGGTGATCAAATGAATCCAACTGTTCCAAACACATAATCTCTCACCTCTGCAGAGTAGAGAGAGGGTAGTTtttccaccttctgcaagaagtctttcctcaTCCCTCATAATTCTAGTACTTTCTTTCTACTGATGATCTCAAATTTATCTTGTACATATCTTGTTTGTTTATGGTTGTTTACATGGTGGTTTCCCCTTTAGacagtgagctccttgagggcagtgattatcttttttttttttttttagttttagtttttgcaaggcaatggggttaagtgtcttgcccaaggccacatggctaggtaattattaagtgtctgaggccagatttcaactcaggtactcctgaatccagggccagtgctctatccactgtgccacctagccaccccagtgatTATCTTTTActaatttttgtatctccagtccATAGCACCTGggacatagtaagtgcttaattaaAAACTTGGGCGGGGGGCAggtaggtagttcagtggatagagcattggccttggagtcagaaagacctgagttcaaatccaacctcagacacatgctagctgtgtgatcctgggaaagacTTCTAACCATGTTGGCTcccatttcctcatccataaaatgagctgaagaagaaaatggcaaaccactccaaaagctctgccaagaaaatcctagatAGGGATTTGGGTGAGAGgtactcactttctcctcaagggtcatctgggtccaatggccagatatgaatcagaacaactggagatgacacTAAAAGCAAGGCAATCAGagataaataacttgcccaaggtcacacagttagtgtgtataaatatatattacatatatatgtattatatatttatatattttatatatacatatatgaattatttttctggatCTTTAAGAGCAAAGTTGGATGGGGTCACCATTAATCAGATCAATTTAGCAGTTGAAAGGGGGTGCTTTGAGAAACCCCAATTGTAAACAAAAGTCTTGCCTTCTTATTCCTATCAGCTGTCTCAATACTTTGAAGGTCTTTAGCAAGAATAACAAAGTAGGGCGGCTAGATgggaagtgaatagagcacaggcagtggaatcaggagtatccgagttcaaatccgacatcagacacttaataattacctagccttgtggccttgggcaagccacttaacccaatttgccttgaaaaatcttaaaataaaaaagttatcaaaaaaatgataaaggattTCTTTTATTGGAATGTCTGATATTCCATCTCCTACCCTTCCTGGGTTGCCCCACCCCAGCCCTGGGCTATACCCTTCTTTTGATTGGACAATCCAGAAATGAGGGTTCAGATACTGCTTATgaataatcaaaactatttaaaCCCCAGCATAGGATTCCATTTTAGGGGGTGAAGGGTCTGGCTTTCTAGATAGATTCCCCCCCTTCCCATGCACACCTATGTAATTCTAAACTTAGAGAAATATCTATAAATGTGCATtctaacctaattctgttttgctctttcttaaggtCAAAACCTGTAGCTCTTTGTCCCTGATTAGGATAAACTCTGGGAAGGTTAACACATTCATTCTCATGGGCCAAAATTCCATGAGGACCCCTCCTCATTTGGGGGGGGAACATTTTCACATTTGTGAGCAATAGCTTTATTTAGGCTCTCCATATAAGTTAAATTAGTTTTTCCTTCAAAGACATTAACACctgaataaatgtttgataattttttaaaagttaattttaaaattgcattaaccTTGATAATTAAGATCTGATTGGCTTAAGGGACTAAAGGCTGAAGTGCCATCACTTTTAGTCACTCAAATACAAAACAGCTGCCCAAGAACCTCAATAATTCTTCATTGCTTGGCAGGTTGACCATCATGGGCAACTCAACTTGACTAAATCATCCTTCTCTATTGAATATGGCTAAGTAACTTGTTAACTGCTGAAGGACCTACTAATGTCTTATTCCAATAAGCAATATAAACAACCTGAGTGAATCCCATTCCTTAAGTTTGGCAGTCTTACAGGACCGGAGTGAGGGATTTTGTTGAAGTAGGCCTATCTTTGTACTTGCCTCCATGTTTCTTGAGTAGTTTTGGTACTGCCTCTAGAGGATAGTGTTTTGGGGGCAATGaggtagcacagtgaatggacctgtgtgaccccaggcaagtcacttaacccccattgcctaaggaaaaaaaaaaagaaagaaaaaagaaagagatggtcACTGTGTACTGAGATAGCTCCTGCCTCTAGGAGATTAGAGACTAAATTGCCTGTGTCCATTCAGCAAAGAGATACCAATGTTAATATGGTAGATGTTCTTAAGATCTGTAACttgaagataaatggaaaaaagctaTATTTCCCTGGGTTTTTCCTAGTCTGGCATTTAAGTATTCTTTAAGTTCTAGTAGGGTATATCCTCAAAAGAAAGTTTCCCTTCAAAGTACCCAGAAGAAATTGAATTCAAAGGcaagctaaatggtgcagtggatagagcaccggccctggagtcaggagaatctgagttcaaatccagcctcagacacttaattattacctagctgtgtaatgaTTAAGGCCTtcaagtaagtcacttaagcccactgccttgcaaacaaaattaaatttgaaagtgCCTTCTATCTCTACCCAGATGTCATTGTATTGTTGATGGTCATGACctaaagtaaatttttattaatgtattttattttcttatatcatCATGGTTTCTTCCTCCTCTCAGAGCCATCCCATGTAATGTATTACattttttagagatttttaaaaaaataaaaatcaacaatgggaaaagtctgaaaatatatgcaatggaTAACACTTGTGGAACTCTCATCTCAGCAAAAGGAAGGGGTAAATGgtattttcttatatcttttttgaGTCAtgcttgttatttttaattttacataatcacttttgatttttttttgcagttgtttAACTTACATTGTTATATTCAGTGtgtgtattgttttcttggttctccattctgtatcagttcatgttgATCTTCCTATGTTTCTGTGAATTTGCCACATTCATCAATTTTTATAGCACAGTACTGTTCCATtgcattcacataccacaatttatttagccattccctagttgatgagCTCTaccttttttccagttctttgatgtcacaaaaaatgttgctataaatattttagtatatatagGAATTTTCTTCTTATCAATAAATTCTTTGCAATGTGTAAACCTAGTAATAGAATCTCTAGGTCAAAGAGTctggacattttagtcattttatatacATCAGACCTGTCCAACCTTAGTTTATCTCAGggtcacattaaaataaaataatcattcaaaggccacacccagaataaaaaatacagtccATGTTCAGGGGAAGGATGTAGCACTACATGAGGGCTCCCAGGCCAAggttttagatataaaaggttgcctcataatttcttatggggTAATGTGCATCATCAATGACAAATGAAGGTGAGAAGGCAAAGGCAAACACAAAACAACAGTGACAACACAAGAGTATAAAAGTAAATGCATGCTGTTTAGTCTGCATCTTACAGATGGAACACATCCCACAAATCAATTGAAAATTCCATGTGATATGTTCCATCTGTAATAttgcttaaaaacaccaaagaaaattgaCATCAAcgagattatttattagtgatggaattttaaaaactaatacgcattccatgcaaattattattttattttttcattcatgaaaattaaaacccataGATTTTGGACAGCTCTGAAATACATAATCCCAATAAACCAATTCCAACAACCAAACCAAATGGTTGTACTGATTCATAGCTCCACCACCAATGACTTCTCCCTTGACACCCCCACAGTGACCATTcctttcttttgtcatctttctcattttgtaGGTGTGAGACAAAAATCTCAGGCTAGTTCTGATGTACATTTCTCTTCTAGTTAGTGACTCAGAGGCCaatgccagtcatcttgacttatatcttgccactggactctaaCAGAGAGAtagctctgtctcacttaaatccagttcatcgGTCATCGGTCCTCTTCTCATATTATTCTTCCAtatggttattttttcctttttcttttctatttcttgtttttggtttttgcaaggcaatgaggttaagtgacttgctgaaggtcacacagctaggaaattattaagtgtgagaggccaaatttaaactcaggtctttctgatagggtactctatccaatgagctatctagctgccccttccatatGATTATGAacaatttgtaatttttcttttgagatctttgTTCATATTCTTCAACAATTTATCTGTTGGAGAATAGCTTTCAGCATGTATGTGAAACCATAAATCtctatatagatttatatatctatatataagtatatttgaCATATACCCATATATGTCTGTATAAgtgaatgtatatatgtagattATAAAATCAGTTTTTTATATATCTTGGTTATCAAACCCTTATCAGAAACATTTGATATAAAGACTTTTCCCCCTCCATtgatcctcttctctttttctcacagATACATTGCTTTTGTTGTTTGTGAAGAACCTTTCCAATTTCATGTtgttaaaattatctcttttatcctttacaatttcttctatcccttgtttggttaagaaaaCATCTACCCATACTGATGAGAGGTTTAGGATCtgcttctcttctattttttttattaatattatcttaaaaatgatggtcatttttctatttagaatattttctcttttttgggggtggtggtaaagaattggaaattgaaaggatgcttATCATTCAATTCAAAGGAAACGGTTGGACAAATGGGGTATGATTGCCATGGTATACTTTAGTGTGCTCCAAGAAATGACAGataggatgttttcagaaaaacctggaaagacatataaaATGATGcgaagtgaagtgagcaaaactaggagaatattatacgctgtaacagcaat from Macrotis lagotis isolate mMagLag1 chromosome 2, bilby.v1.9.chrom.fasta, whole genome shotgun sequence includes these protein-coding regions:
- the AMHR2 gene encoding anti-Muellerian hormone type-2 receptor isoform X1, producing the protein MLGTLGFWMLLPAAVQAPPGPRTCVFFEGPGVQGSTRTLGELLDAGPGPPWGIRCLYSHCCFGIWNLTEDGAQLEMQGCRDSDEPDCESPRCEPVRRAHPSPGSTLFTCSCGTDLCNANYSHLPPPGISRTPNSQGPQSPPGDSFLVVVSLLGLFLLLMMGSSILGLRQWKAFRASGGQELEPEPGSSWSQELPELQELCFSQILQEGGQTVVWAGHLQGEPVAIKAFPPWAAPQFQTERALYELSGLQHDNIVRFIAAGRGGPGPQPPGPLLVLQLYPKGSLCHYLAHHTCDWGHSLKLALSLTRGLAFLHEESWKDAQGPPSPKAGTQRYMAPEILDKTLDLQDWGTALRRADIYSLSLLLWEMLSRCPDLWPDHRPPPFQLAYEAELGISPTTCELWALAVAERRRPHIPSSWYHTIMEPGGLPELLEDCWDSDPEARLTAECVQHRLTRLMEIPEAPELGQLSPTGLPSFCPQACSATPLPWQGTPLDSS
- the AMHR2 gene encoding anti-Muellerian hormone type-2 receptor isoform X2, producing the protein MKKLDWSCSSLPLLPLPHPHHPHSCFLPHTGWGRRAGAGREEELGTVGSGSPTVPGGQREDANISSISLKPSLSAPPPVMLGTLGFWMLLPAAVQAPPGPRTCVFFEGPGVQGSTRTLGELLDAGPGPPWGIRCLYSHCCFGIWNLTEDGAQLEMQGCRDSDEPDCESPRCEPVRRAHPSPGSTLFTCSCGTDLCNANYSHLPPPGISRTPNSQGPQSPPGDSFLVVVSLLGLFLLLMMGSSILGLRQWKAFRASGGQELEPEPGSSWSQELPELQELCFSQILQEGGQTVVWAGHLQGEPVAIKAFPPWAAPQFQTERALYELSGLQHDNIVRFIAAGRGGPGPQPPGPLLVLQLYPKGSLCHYLAHHTCDWGHSLKLALSLTRGLAFLHEESWKDDCHGSPRSSFTQGWNSEVHGPGDPGQDSGPSRLGDGPSAGRYLFSFIALVGDAKSMS